A single window of Eucalyptus grandis isolate ANBG69807.140 chromosome 1, ASM1654582v1, whole genome shotgun sequence DNA harbors:
- the LOC104433141 gene encoding uncharacterized protein LOC104433141: protein MSLKEQDQLEDRQESFSFSTYDFSSSSFGVVLSDGEDSDESYIEIELERSKSYGTGGIQSDDEDGEIELRISISSHLPFPQLAIPSFSQAVDAAESGSSRSSPSTTYTSTSSVSSKAPDDNKKATESKEIFGGRRGAVQFPAVSRLLSMLISSLKVPPEICQEKDVACSNEKQDKKTETLRSRKPSSKTRTTTNGGIMKFFIKLRAMQAKALLARIMKTRDAVAADPKGKKRTSGRERKQKLEETREFYQRMSASKSAKSSSPSPSSSAGTNQCYNKSSSVRMNNNGDDGLFIPKMSGKKSVAEALNRGRIKRTPSSSSSVSCPSSIRCSPLHAGENSIQAAIVHCKNSFAPFPGFYF, encoded by the exons ATGAGTCTGAAAGAGCAGGACCAGCTAGAAGATCGCCAGGAGAGCTTCTCCTTCAGCACCTATGACTTCTCGTCGTCCTCCTTCGGCGTCGTCCTGTCCGACGGCGAGGATAGCGATGAGTCGTACATCGAGATCGAGCTCGAGCGATCCAAATCTTACGGGACCGGCGGCATCCAATCCGACGACGAGGATGGCGAGATAGAGCTGCGCATATCGATTTCGTCCCACCTCCCCTTTCCCCAGCTCGCGATTCCGAGCTTCAGCCAAGCGGTGGATGCCGCGGAGAGCGGAAGCAGCCGGTCATCTCCGTCCACCACATACACTTCGACTTCTTCAGTTTCATCAAAAGCACCCGATGACAACAAGAAGGCGACGGAATCGAAGGAAATTTTCGGCGGCCGGAGAGGCGCGGTGCAGTTTCCAGCCGTCAGCCGACTACTGAGTATGCTCATATCGAGCTTGAAGGTTCCGCCGGAGATTTGCCAAGAAAAAGATGTTGCTTGCAGCAACGAAAAGCAAGACAAGAAGACTGAGACGCTGCGATCGAG GAAGCCATCATCGAAGACGAGAACGACTACGAACGGAGGCATCATGAAGTTCTTCATCAAGCTCCGAGCCATGCAAGCGAAAGCCCTCTTGGCCCGGATCATGAAGACCCGCGACGCGGTCGCAGCCGATCCCAAAGGCAAGAAGAGGACTTCGGGCAGGGAAAGGAAGCAAAAACTGGAGGAAACGCGCGAGTTTTACCAGAGGATGTCAGCCAGCAAATCCGCCAAGAGTTCGTCACCATCGCCGTCGTCATCAGCTGGGACAAACCAGTGTTACAACAAGAGCTCGTCCGTGAGGATGAATAACAACGGTGATGATGGGTTGTTCATTCCGAAGATGAGTGGCAAAAAGAGTGTCGCGGAGGCTTTGAACAGAGGTCGGATCAAGAGAACGccgtcctcgtcgtcgtcggTGAGTTGTCCAAGTTCCATTAGGTGCTCTCCTCTTCATGCCGGCGAGAACTCTATTCAGGCGGCGATTGTTCATTGCAAGAACTCGTTTGCTCCGTTCCCTGGATTTTACTTTTGA
- the LOC104433130 gene encoding uncharacterized protein LOC104433130 — protein sequence MTLLELITKAASGDNLTDSESEYPVTLNPDHILQNLKPKQEDGDPLSLVCPVTGWQVSQTDSQLIDLVGKFSNNLKQKLKDTNKFDRNAFFEILDPFLEKVLQIIGISVGVSRKHRKYTEVLIENAGTFLGKDVMSLILEACVALNLWELVKCMIICGIVDHSCYSKLIFNLLLKRRSDLVCLCIKHAPVLHVDELVCILKYFLCPPKDALDSMVTVSKELESQGMSAITKASDKNLTEKEVGVARDAAILLMVAYDGFTISELCLHHLLAVANIDEVMLSSAISKLNGEEMASFLSYLEKWLKKYEKFPQACPCPQGSSMLGLWACDLVPKLEDVVRCLSLVLDTNFSSLVLHPEFHRQLTSMHGLVSSLAAEARLCCSLDNTIESLMNASQSCVL from the coding sequence ATGACTCTTCTGGAGCTTATAACCAAGGCTGCTAGTGGTGACAACTTGACAGATTCTGAGTCAGAATATCCAGTCACCCTGAACCCAGACCATATTCTTCAGAATTTGAAGCCTAAACAAGAAGATGGAGATCCTCTATCTCTTGTTTGCCCTGTTACAGGATGGCAAGTCTCACAGACTGATTCCCAGCTCATTGATTTAGTTGGCAAATTCTCTAACAACCTAAAACAAAAGCTCAAGGACACTAACAAATTTGACAGGAATGCGTTTTTTGAAATTCTGGACCCTTTTCTTGAGAAAGTTCTTCAGATTATTGGAATTTCAGTTGGAGTTTCTCGAAAGCATAGAAAGTATACAGAGGTTTTGATTGAGAACGCGGGTACATTCTTGGGTAAAGATGTCATGTCCTTGATTTTGGAAGCATGTGTGGCTCTGAATTTATGGGAACTCGTGAAATGTATGATTATTTGTGGGATTGTTGATCATTCGTgctattcgaaattaatattcAATCTATTGCTGAAGAGGAGGTCGGATTTGGTTTGTCTTTGCATTAAGCATGCCCCAGTTCTTCATGTAGATGAGCTGGTTTGCATCTTGAAGTACTTCCTTTGTCCACCTAAAGATGCCTTGGATAGCATGGTCACTGTGAGTAAAGAATTGGAAAGCCAGGGCATGTCAGCTATCACAAAGGCAAGTGATAAGAATCTTACAGAGAAGGAAGTTGGAGTTGCGAGGGATGCTGCGATTCTGCTTATGGTTGCTTATGATGGTTTTACTATTTCCGAGCTTTGTTTGCATCATTTGTTAGCAGTGGCGAACATCGATGAAGTGATGTTGTCATCTGCCATAAGCAAATTGAATGGAGAAGAGATGGCAAGTTTTCTCAGTTATCTGGAGAAGTGGCTGAAGAAGTATGAAAAGTTTCCTCAAGCATGCCCGTGTCCACAAGGGTCATCCATGCTGGGATTGTGGGCTTGTGATTTGGTTCCTAAACTTGAAGATGTTGTTAGATGCCTCAGCTTGGTGCTGGACACAAACTTCTCCTCTTTGGTGTTGCATCCGGAGTTCCACAGACAATTGACATCTATGCATGGCCTTGTGTCTTCTTTGGCTGCTGAAGCGAGACTATGCTGTTCGCTGGACAATACCATCGAGAGTTTGATGAATGCAAGTCAAAGTTGCGTGCTCTAG